From a single Microbacterium terrisoli genomic region:
- a CDS encoding thiolase family protein — MSHAVIVDVIRTPVGRGKPGGALSGVHPVDLSTVVLRALLERNGLESTQIDDVIWGCVSQIGDQSMNIARQSVLAAGFAETVPATTIDRQCGSSQQAAHFAAQGVIAGAYDIVIAGGVESMSRVPLGSSAHGGVPSDGLRARYPDGLVNQGVSAELIAQRWGLGREELDVFAAESHRRATDAWAQGRFDSQIVEVPGFVTPASGVPDETVRPSTSVEGLAGLNPAFRTDELAARFPQLDWKITPGNSSPLTDGASGVLIMSEEKAAELGLTPRARFHSFAVVGDDPVMMLTGPIPATQRVLQRSGLTIDDLDAYEVNEAFASVPMAWTHDLHADPAKLNAWGGAIALGHALGSSGTRLMGTLLATLEATGGRYGLQTMCEGGGMANATIIERL; from the coding sequence ATGTCTCACGCCGTCATCGTCGATGTCATCCGCACGCCCGTCGGGAGGGGAAAGCCCGGGGGCGCTCTGAGCGGAGTGCACCCGGTGGACCTGTCCACCGTCGTGCTGCGCGCCCTGCTCGAGCGCAACGGGTTGGAATCCACGCAGATCGACGACGTGATCTGGGGATGCGTCAGCCAGATAGGCGATCAGAGCATGAACATCGCGCGCCAGTCGGTGCTGGCCGCCGGCTTCGCTGAGACGGTGCCGGCGACCACGATCGACCGGCAGTGCGGATCGAGTCAGCAGGCCGCCCACTTCGCCGCCCAGGGGGTGATCGCCGGCGCCTACGACATCGTGATCGCAGGCGGCGTCGAGTCGATGAGCCGCGTGCCGCTCGGGTCGTCGGCGCACGGCGGCGTGCCCAGCGACGGGCTGCGCGCGCGCTACCCCGACGGGCTCGTGAACCAGGGGGTCTCGGCCGAGCTGATCGCCCAGCGCTGGGGGCTCGGACGCGAGGAGCTGGACGTGTTCGCCGCCGAGTCCCATCGCCGGGCGACGGATGCCTGGGCCCAGGGACGCTTCGACAGCCAGATCGTCGAGGTGCCCGGCTTCGTGACCCCGGCATCCGGTGTTCCCGACGAGACAGTGCGTCCGTCGACGAGCGTCGAGGGGCTCGCGGGATTGAACCCGGCATTCCGCACCGACGAGCTGGCCGCGCGCTTTCCGCAGCTGGACTGGAAGATCACGCCGGGCAACTCCTCGCCGCTGACCGACGGCGCATCGGGCGTGCTCATCATGAGCGAGGAGAAGGCCGCCGAGCTCGGGCTGACCCCGCGTGCGCGGTTCCACTCGTTCGCCGTCGTCGGCGATGACCCGGTCATGATGCTCACCGGTCCGATCCCCGCCACGCAGCGGGTTCTCCAGCGCAGTGGACTGACAATCGACGACCTCGACGCCTATGAGGTCAACGAGGCGTTCGCCTCGGTGCCGATGGCCTGGACGCATGACCTGCACGCCGACCCGGCGAAGCTGAACGCCTGGGGCGGCGCGATCGCGCTCGGACACGCACTGGGCTCCTCGGGCACCCGCCTCATGGGGACGCTGCTGGCCACCCTCGAAGCGACCGGCGGCCGGTACGGTCTGCAGACGATGTGCGAGGGCGGCGGCATGGCCAACGCGACCATCATCGAGCGCCTGTAG
- a CDS encoding bifunctional 2-methylcitrate synthase/citrate synthase has protein sequence MADTDIKKGLAGVVADATAISKVNPDTNSLLYRGYPVQELAATQPFEAVAYLLWHGELPTADQLAQLRETERAHRALTDEVRRAIELSPLDAHPMDEIRTAVSAIGAADLAGIGTVMDAVGTPEENLQRSLRLFAAIPAIVAYGQRRRRGQDAVAPRDDLDYAANFLWMTFGEEADDVVVDAFNRSMILYAEHSFNASTFTARVIASTLSDLYSAVVGAIGALKGPLHGGANEAVLHIFDEIGEAGNVTAWLDEALAEKRKIMGFGHRVYKRGDSRVPTMKAALDSLVEHFQRPEVLALYTELENRFVERKGIYPNLDYPSGPAYNLIGFDTLTFTPLFVAARVTGWTAHIMEQQASNALIRPLSAYNGVDERHIEGYTADTAAVHVASRPEEAAG, from the coding sequence ATGGCCGACACCGACATCAAGAAGGGTCTCGCCGGCGTCGTCGCCGACGCGACGGCGATCAGCAAGGTCAACCCCGACACGAACTCGCTGCTGTACCGCGGGTATCCCGTGCAGGAGCTGGCCGCGACCCAGCCGTTCGAGGCCGTCGCCTACCTGCTGTGGCACGGCGAGCTGCCCACCGCCGATCAGCTGGCCCAGCTGCGCGAAACCGAGCGCGCCCACCGGGCACTGACCGACGAGGTGCGCCGGGCGATCGAGCTGTCGCCGCTGGACGCGCATCCGATGGACGAGATCCGCACCGCCGTCTCGGCGATCGGAGCGGCAGATCTCGCCGGCATCGGCACCGTCATGGACGCGGTCGGCACGCCCGAAGAGAACCTGCAGCGCAGCCTGCGCCTGTTCGCCGCGATCCCCGCGATCGTCGCATACGGTCAGCGGCGCCGTCGCGGGCAGGATGCCGTGGCCCCGCGCGATGATCTGGACTACGCGGCGAACTTCCTCTGGATGACCTTCGGTGAAGAGGCCGACGATGTCGTCGTCGACGCGTTCAACCGCTCGATGATCCTGTACGCCGAGCACTCCTTCAACGCATCCACGTTCACGGCCCGGGTCATCGCGTCGACCCTGAGCGACCTGTACTCGGCCGTGGTCGGTGCGATCGGGGCGCTGAAGGGTCCGCTGCACGGCGGAGCGAACGAGGCCGTGCTGCACATCTTCGACGAGATCGGCGAGGCCGGCAACGTCACGGCCTGGCTCGACGAGGCGCTCGCCGAAAAGCGCAAGATCATGGGCTTCGGACACCGCGTCTACAAGCGCGGCGACTCGCGGGTGCCCACCATGAAGGCCGCCCTCGACAGTCTCGTCGAGCACTTCCAGCGCCCTGAGGTGCTCGCGCTGTACACCGAGTTGGAGAACCGGTTCGTCGAGCGCAAGGGCATCTACCCGAACCTCGACTATCCGTCGGGTCCGGCCTACAACCTGATCGGCTTCGACACCCTGACGTTCACGCCGTTGTTCGTGGCAGCCCGGGTCACCGGCTGGACCGCGCACATCATGGAGCAGCAGGCATCCAACGCCCTGATCAGGCCGCTCTCGGCGTACAACGGCGTCGACGAGCGGCACATCGAGGGCTACACCGCCGACACCGCGGCCGTCCACGTCGCCTCGCGCCCCGAAGAGGCCGCCGGCTGA
- a CDS encoding aspartate/glutamate racemase family protein: MTAPRIALVGAVAAAAPPAERAFAAEYPDAELWNLLDDRLISDALSAGEVTAELAERMTALIDYAIGHGAAGVLLTCSMYSPVAHAVAARAQVPVLASDDAAFADAAAGGFGRIALVASLAVPLADARARFDAFLAGHGDGRLQVVSVLAARAAVVTGDAAAQAVAIAEALGETAGIDAVLLAQYSISPAAAALSERLGIPVLAGPARAAARMRDLLA; this comes from the coding sequence ATGACCGCCCCGCGCATCGCCCTGGTCGGGGCCGTGGCCGCCGCCGCTCCCCCGGCCGAGCGCGCCTTCGCCGCGGAGTACCCCGACGCCGAGCTGTGGAACCTGCTCGATGATCGCCTCATCTCCGATGCGCTCTCGGCGGGGGAAGTCACCGCCGAGCTCGCCGAGCGGATGACCGCGCTGATCGACTACGCGATCGGTCACGGGGCGGCGGGAGTGCTGCTGACGTGCTCGATGTACAGCCCCGTGGCGCACGCCGTCGCCGCGCGCGCACAGGTTCCGGTGCTCGCCTCAGACGACGCCGCGTTCGCCGATGCCGCCGCCGGCGGGTTCGGGCGCATCGCCCTGGTCGCGTCGCTGGCGGTCCCGCTGGCCGACGCTCGTGCCCGCTTCGACGCATTCCTGGCGGGGCATGGCGACGGCCGCCTGCAGGTGGTGAGCGTACTCGCTGCGCGCGCAGCGGTCGTGACGGGGGATGCTGCGGCCCAGGCCGTCGCCATCGCCGAGGCCCTGGGCGAGACAGCCGGCATCGACGCGGTGCTGCTCGCGCAGTATTCGATCTCACCGGCGGCCGCAGCCCTGTCCGAGCGCCTCGGCATCCCGGTCCTTGCCGGCCCGGCCCGCGCGGCCGCGCGCATGCGCGACCTGCTGGCCTGA
- a CDS encoding GntR family transcriptional regulator, which produces MRASDRAYRRLLDEIQSGALAPGAVLGEVEQAARLGVSRTPLREALGRLAADGLVVQQSPRVTVVSEIDADDIRELFEVRRALEETAARLAAQRGDAAAFAALADGFERLRLDDVESTPTHDDLFSRFDAELDASASNDYLTSALRTIRTHLVRVRRLARESPGRLSAAVAEHRAIARAIADGDAERAAHATHLHLYNALESILDSIEGTRPVSVASGMSARPPRSQPTNSREGAA; this is translated from the coding sequence ATGCGTGCGAGTGATCGGGCTTACCGGAGGCTGCTCGACGAGATCCAGTCGGGGGCGCTCGCCCCGGGTGCCGTGCTCGGCGAGGTCGAGCAGGCCGCCCGGCTCGGTGTGAGCCGCACGCCGCTGCGCGAAGCGCTCGGGCGCCTCGCCGCCGACGGCCTGGTCGTGCAGCAGTCGCCGCGGGTGACCGTCGTCAGTGAGATCGACGCCGACGACATCCGCGAACTGTTCGAGGTGCGCCGCGCACTGGAAGAGACCGCCGCGCGTCTGGCTGCGCAGCGGGGGGATGCCGCGGCCTTCGCCGCGCTCGCCGACGGCTTCGAGCGACTGCGCCTGGACGACGTGGAGTCCACCCCCACGCACGACGACCTGTTCTCCCGGTTCGACGCAGAGCTGGATGCTTCGGCATCCAACGACTATCTGACCTCGGCGCTGCGCACCATCCGCACACACTTGGTGCGCGTGCGACGCCTCGCGCGGGAGAGTCCCGGCCGGCTGTCGGCCGCCGTCGCCGAGCATCGCGCCATCGCCCGTGCGATCGCCGACGGTGACGCCGAGCGCGCCGCCCACGCCACACACCTGCATCTGTACAACGCGCTGGAGAGCATCCTCGACTCGATCGAGGGTACGCGACCCGTCTCGGTCGCCTCCGGCATGTCGGCTCGGCCTCCCCGGTCGCAACCGACGAACTCTCGAGAAGGAGCAGCATGA
- a CDS encoding ABC transporter ATP-binding protein, giving the protein MTTVIDTRDLHKHYGRVHALDGLHLTVQTGQVHGFLGPNGAGKTTTIRILLGLARKTGGEASVFAMDPWTDAVAIHRRTAYVPGDVSVWPNLSGGEAIDLLARLRGAAHRDRAYRAERDRLTEEFQFDPRKKGRSYSKGNRQKVALIAAFAVPADLYILDEPTSGLDPLMSVIFHREVQRVKDAGATVLLSSHILSEVEQLCDRVSIIRSGRIVDSGTLSELRHLTRTEVSFVADGLTPDRLATIPGAHDAGVHEGRARFTIDSDHISQALPAVAAIGAEGLRISPPSLEELFLRHYGDDTEGLETAEQGQSR; this is encoded by the coding sequence ATGACCACAGTGATCGACACTCGCGACCTGCACAAGCACTACGGTCGCGTCCACGCCCTGGACGGCCTGCACCTGACGGTCCAGACCGGTCAGGTGCACGGTTTTCTCGGCCCGAACGGTGCAGGCAAGACCACCACGATCCGCATCCTGCTGGGCCTGGCGCGCAAGACCGGCGGTGAGGCATCCGTGTTCGCGATGGACCCGTGGACCGATGCCGTCGCGATCCACCGCCGCACGGCGTACGTGCCGGGCGACGTCAGCGTCTGGCCGAACCTGTCGGGTGGCGAGGCCATCGACCTTCTCGCCCGGCTGCGCGGCGCCGCCCACCGCGACCGCGCCTACCGTGCCGAACGCGACCGGCTGACCGAGGAGTTCCAGTTCGACCCGCGCAAGAAGGGCCGCAGCTACTCGAAGGGCAACCGGCAGAAGGTCGCGCTCATCGCCGCGTTCGCCGTACCGGCCGACCTGTACATCCTCGACGAGCCGACCAGCGGCCTGGACCCCCTGATGTCGGTGATCTTCCATCGCGAAGTGCAGCGGGTGAAGGATGCCGGAGCCACCGTGCTGCTGTCCAGCCACATCCTCTCCGAGGTCGAGCAGCTCTGCGACCGGGTCTCGATCATCCGCAGCGGAAGGATCGTCGACTCCGGCACGCTGTCGGAACTGCGCCACCTCACGCGCACCGAAGTGTCCTTCGTCGCCGACGGCCTCACGCCCGACCGGCTGGCGACCATCCCCGGTGCCCACGACGCGGGCGTCCACGAGGGTCGAGCGCGGTTCACGATCGACAGCGACCACATCTCACAGGCGCTGCCGGCCGTCGCAGCGATCGGCGCCGAAGGTCTGCGCATCTCGCCGCCTTCGCTCGAAGAACTGTTCCTGCGACACTACGGCGACGACACGGAAGGTCTCGAGACAGCCGAACAGGGGCAGAGCCGATGA
- a CDS encoding GntR family transcriptional regulator — protein sequence MTAPARTYPVKSDLAYTVVRNRVLTGEYAPGSSFNQATLAVELGISTTPLREALRKLESEGLVQLGAHRDAIVTDLSVEEARDLLEMRLALDPMAAGLAAQRRTRDDIAAIRAASDIHALPGHPTIDQLVRHRRFHQTVYRASHNDVLVTTLDTLWDKNDRYRLAGLRRDRDTDELARKDAEHHELMMRVIAGDSAGASAVMRRHIQSSLGAVATELLREDDADGLRPRAPDAPEPYDSPDQEKRPV from the coding sequence ATGACCGCACCCGCCCGCACCTACCCCGTCAAGAGCGACCTCGCGTACACCGTCGTGCGCAACCGCGTGCTCACCGGCGAGTACGCGCCCGGCTCGTCGTTCAACCAGGCGACGCTGGCCGTCGAGCTCGGCATCAGCACGACCCCGCTGCGTGAGGCGCTGCGCAAGCTCGAATCCGAGGGCCTCGTGCAGCTGGGCGCGCACCGCGACGCGATCGTGACGGACCTCAGTGTCGAAGAGGCACGCGACCTGCTCGAGATGCGGCTGGCCCTGGACCCGATGGCGGCGGGCCTTGCCGCCCAGCGCCGCACGCGCGACGACATCGCCGCGATCCGCGCGGCCTCCGACATCCACGCCCTCCCCGGACATCCCACCATCGACCAGCTCGTGCGCCATCGGCGGTTCCATCAGACGGTGTATCGCGCATCCCACAACGACGTGCTCGTGACGACCCTCGACACGCTGTGGGACAAGAACGACCGCTATCGGCTGGCGGGACTGCGTCGGGACCGCGACACCGACGAGCTGGCGCGGAAGGACGCGGAGCACCACGAGCTCATGATGCGTGTGATCGCCGGGGATTCCGCAGGCGCCAGCGCCGTCATGCGTCGCCACATCCAGTCGAGCCTGGGGGCGGTCGCCACCGAGCTGCTGCGCGAGGACGACGCCGACGGGCTCCGCCCACGCGCCCCGGACGCGCCCGAGCCGTACGATTCCCCCGATCAAGAGAAGAGACCGGTATGA
- the prpB gene encoding methylisocitrate lyase produces MLYSQTPPADKRRLLRERLAAGELLRFPGAFNPLSARLIERKGFEGVYISGAVLSADLGLPDIGLTTLTEVAGRGQQIARMTELPAIIDADTGFGEPMNVARTIQTLEDAGLAGTHIEDQVNPKRCGHLDGKQVVDEGTAVKRIRAAADARRDPNFLIMARTDIRAVDGLEAATDRAKALVDAGADAIFPEAMRSLDEFAAVRAAVDVPILANMTEFGKSDLFTVDQLREVGVNIVIWPVSLLRIAMGAAGRALDTLIEEGALTSRLGEMQHRADLYDLIDYEAYNHFDTGVFNFQIAR; encoded by the coding sequence ATGCTCTACAGCCAGACCCCGCCCGCCGACAAGCGCCGCCTGCTGCGCGAACGGCTCGCCGCCGGCGAGCTGCTGCGCTTCCCCGGCGCGTTCAACCCCCTGAGCGCGCGGCTCATCGAGCGCAAGGGCTTCGAAGGCGTCTACATCTCGGGTGCCGTGCTCTCGGCCGATCTGGGACTGCCCGACATCGGCCTGACCACGCTGACCGAGGTCGCAGGCCGTGGCCAGCAGATCGCCCGCATGACCGAGCTGCCCGCGATCATCGACGCCGACACCGGGTTCGGCGAGCCGATGAACGTCGCCCGCACGATCCAGACGCTCGAAGACGCGGGCCTTGCCGGCACGCACATCGAGGATCAGGTCAACCCGAAGCGCTGCGGACACCTCGACGGCAAGCAGGTGGTCGACGAGGGCACGGCTGTCAAGCGCATCCGCGCGGCCGCCGACGCCCGCCGCGACCCGAACTTCCTGATCATGGCGCGCACCGACATCCGCGCCGTCGACGGACTCGAGGCGGCGACCGACCGTGCGAAAGCGCTGGTGGATGCCGGAGCCGACGCGATCTTCCCCGAAGCCATGCGCTCCCTCGACGAGTTCGCCGCCGTCCGGGCAGCGGTGGACGTGCCGATCCTGGCGAACATGACCGAGTTCGGCAAGTCCGACCTGTTCACCGTCGACCAGCTGCGCGAGGTCGGGGTGAACATCGTCATCTGGCCTGTCTCCCTCCTGCGGATCGCGATGGGCGCAGCGGGGCGGGCTCTCGATACGCTGATCGAAGAGGGCGCTCTCACCAGCAGGCTCGGCGAGATGCAGCACCGTGCCGACCTGTACGATCTCATCGACTACGAGGCCTACAACCACTTCGACACCGGCGTCTTCAACTTCCAGATCGCGCGATAG
- a CDS encoding MmgE/PrpD family protein: MTVTHHVRVHRSDEDLPREGQLAWKIAEVAADPIPLDEDVVAMIINRIIDNAAVAAASLTRAPVSAARQQALDHAVSISGDGSTVFGCPLERHTSPEWAAWANGVAVRELDYHDTFLAAEYSHPGDNIPPIVAVAQHAGKDGAALARAIATGYEVQIDLARAISLHKHKIDHVAHLGPSAAAGIGTLLDLPVETIYQAVGQALHTTTATRQSRKGEISSWKAHAPAFAGKMAVEAVDRAMRGETSPSPIYEGEDGVIAWLLDGPDASYDVPLPAPGEAKRAILDSFTKEHSAEYQAQAWIDLARKLHNEHPDAFSPDNVASVVLHTSHHTHYVIGSGANDPQKYDPQASRETLDHSIPYIFTVALQDGTWHHVDSYLPERAQREDTVALWHKVTTAEDEEWTRRYHSEDPNEKAFGGRVEITFADGGRIVEEIAVADAHPLGARPFERSDYIRKFRMLAEPVLEPEEIERFLDLAQRLPELSADEVKQLSIVAKIGVLAAAPAPKGLF; this comes from the coding sequence ATGACCGTCACACACCACGTCCGCGTCCACCGCAGCGACGAGGACCTGCCCCGCGAGGGCCAGCTCGCCTGGAAGATCGCCGAAGTCGCCGCCGATCCGATCCCCCTCGACGAAGACGTCGTCGCGATGATCATCAACCGCATCATCGACAACGCCGCCGTGGCTGCGGCATCCCTCACTCGTGCGCCCGTGAGCGCGGCACGCCAGCAGGCCCTCGACCACGCCGTGTCGATCTCGGGCGACGGCTCGACGGTGTTCGGCTGCCCGCTCGAGCGGCACACGAGTCCCGAATGGGCCGCATGGGCCAACGGCGTCGCCGTGCGCGAGCTCGACTACCACGACACGTTCCTGGCGGCGGAGTACTCGCACCCGGGCGACAACATCCCGCCGATCGTCGCAGTCGCCCAACACGCCGGCAAAGACGGTGCGGCCCTCGCCCGGGCGATCGCGACCGGCTACGAGGTCCAGATCGACCTGGCCCGCGCGATCAGCCTGCACAAGCACAAGATCGATCACGTCGCGCACCTGGGCCCGTCGGCTGCCGCCGGCATCGGAACCCTGCTCGACCTGCCCGTCGAGACGATCTACCAGGCCGTCGGCCAGGCGCTGCACACCACCACGGCCACGCGTCAGTCGCGCAAGGGCGAGATCTCGAGCTGGAAGGCCCACGCCCCCGCCTTCGCCGGCAAGATGGCCGTTGAGGCCGTCGACCGGGCGATGCGCGGCGAGACCAGCCCGTCGCCGATCTACGAGGGCGAAGACGGCGTGATCGCCTGGCTGCTCGACGGCCCCGACGCCTCGTACGACGTGCCGCTGCCGGCGCCGGGAGAGGCGAAGCGGGCGATACTCGACTCGTTCACGAAGGAGCACTCGGCCGAGTACCAGGCGCAGGCCTGGATCGACCTGGCCCGAAAGCTGCACAACGAGCACCCCGACGCGTTCTCACCCGACAACGTCGCCTCGGTCGTGCTGCACACGAGCCACCACACGCACTACGTGATCGGTTCGGGTGCGAACGACCCGCAGAAGTACGACCCGCAGGCGTCGCGCGAGACGCTGGACCACTCGATCCCGTACATCTTCACGGTCGCGCTCCAGGACGGCACGTGGCACCACGTCGATTCGTACCTGCCCGAGCGCGCGCAGCGTGAGGACACCGTCGCGCTGTGGCACAAGGTCACCACCGCCGAAGACGAGGAGTGGACGCGCCGCTACCATTCCGAAGACCCGAACGAGAAGGCGTTCGGCGGCCGCGTCGAGATCACCTTCGCCGACGGCGGGCGCATCGTCGAGGAGATCGCCGTCGCCGACGCGCACCCGCTCGGGGCGCGGCCGTTCGAACGCTCGGACTACATCCGCAAGTTCCGGATGCTGGCCGAGCCGGTGCTCGAGCCCGAAGAGATCGAGCGGTTCCTCGATCTGGCCCAGCGCCTGCCCGAGCTGTCGGCCGACGAGGTCAAGCAGCTCTCGATCGTCGCCAAGATCGGTGTGCTGGCGGCCGCGCCCGCCCCGAAGGGGCTGTTCTGA
- a CDS encoding acyl-CoA dehydrogenase family protein yields MSMTTTEERQAILEAVRDFAESELAPHAQEWDQAKHFPRETVQRAGDLGLGGIYVREESGGAGLGRTEAVAIFEELAKGDPAISAYISIHNMVAWMIDTYGDDAQRDQWLGRLIGMHDLGAYCLTEPGVGSDAAALTTSAIRQGDEYVLTGVKQFISGGGEASVYVVMARTGEPGARGITAFVVPDGLPGLSFGVNEKKMGWNAQPTRQVIFDEVRVPVSAVLGEVGKGFKIAMNALNGGRLNIAACSLGGAQWAMEKAIRYVHERFTFGEPLSERQSVVFALADMATKLQAGRALVRDAAAALDEHAPDAAMQCAMAKRFATDAGFEVANEALQLHGGYGYLQDYGIEKVVRDLRVHQILEGTNEIMRVIIGRELLHG; encoded by the coding sequence ATGAGCATGACGACGACCGAAGAACGACAGGCGATCCTCGAAGCGGTGCGCGACTTCGCCGAGAGCGAGCTGGCTCCGCACGCGCAGGAGTGGGATCAGGCCAAGCACTTCCCGCGTGAGACAGTCCAGCGCGCCGGCGACCTGGGGCTGGGCGGCATCTACGTCCGTGAGGAATCCGGCGGCGCGGGCCTTGGCCGCACCGAAGCGGTCGCGATCTTCGAGGAGCTCGCCAAGGGCGACCCTGCGATCTCGGCGTACATCAGCATCCACAACATGGTCGCGTGGATGATCGACACCTACGGTGACGACGCGCAGCGCGACCAGTGGCTGGGCCGGCTGATCGGCATGCACGATCTCGGTGCTTACTGCCTGACCGAGCCGGGGGTGGGGTCGGATGCCGCGGCCCTGACCACGAGCGCGATCCGGCAGGGAGATGAGTATGTGCTCACCGGCGTCAAGCAGTTCATCTCAGGTGGGGGCGAGGCATCCGTCTACGTCGTGATGGCCCGCACCGGTGAGCCGGGCGCCCGGGGAATCACCGCGTTCGTCGTTCCGGACGGACTGCCGGGCCTGTCGTTCGGTGTGAACGAGAAGAAGATGGGCTGGAATGCGCAGCCCACCCGCCAGGTCATCTTCGACGAGGTGCGCGTCCCCGTCTCGGCCGTGCTCGGAGAGGTCGGCAAGGGCTTCAAGATCGCCATGAACGCCCTCAACGGTGGGCGGCTGAACATCGCCGCATGTTCGCTGGGCGGGGCGCAGTGGGCGATGGAGAAGGCGATCCGCTACGTGCACGAGCGCTTCACTTTCGGCGAACCGCTCTCGGAGCGCCAGTCGGTTGTGTTCGCCCTGGCCGACATGGCCACCAAGCTTCAGGCGGGTCGGGCGCTGGTGCGGGATGCCGCGGCCGCGCTCGACGAGCACGCCCCCGACGCCGCGATGCAGTGCGCGATGGCCAAGCGGTTCGCGACCGACGCGGGCTTCGAGGTCGCCAACGAGGCGCTGCAGCTGCACGGCGGGTACGGCTACCTGCAGGACTACGGCATCGAGAAGGTCGTGCGCGACCTGCGCGTGCACCAGATCCTCGAGGGCACGAACGAGATCATGCGCGTGATCATCGGCCGCGAGCTGCTGCACGGCTGA
- a CDS encoding ABC transporter substrate-binding protein, translated as MNRAPRSTRRLAAAGLATLAAVGLVVGLSGCSSSTAPKAPENKIAQGQWPSYYPSDYSKIVDAAKKEGGKLTIYSNTDQENWAPIFRDFQKKYPFVTNIQANNLDSDEVFQKQLSETATGKAPADILVTNAVQAWAKYADAPDRVLAYQSPELSKLPDYAQVMPNVYAMSMDPVGLAYNAQLLGSEPTSIADLAKVVSADPAKFKNKITTRDVSGSFGFTVSKGFVDGSQDAWTSLAKILPSARPETSSGTQNDKITSGEYLAGFFISSAVGFPQQEKASGIYKFVYPKDGTVVLGRGIGIAPKAPEANTAKLFLDFVLSEEGQNAVAEGGLTAYRDSVKQAPGLHTYQEIVDQAGEDAIIRVPYKITSDADVKAFTDKWNGMLGK; from the coding sequence ATGAACCGTGCACCGCGTTCCACACGCCGCCTCGCGGCAGCGGGACTGGCGACCCTCGCGGCTGTCGGCCTCGTCGTCGGCCTCAGCGGCTGCTCGTCGAGCACCGCGCCCAAGGCGCCGGAGAACAAGATCGCGCAGGGGCAGTGGCCCAGCTACTACCCGTCCGACTACAGCAAGATCGTCGACGCCGCCAAGAAGGAGGGCGGCAAGCTCACGATCTACTCGAACACCGATCAGGAGAATTGGGCGCCGATCTTCCGCGACTTCCAGAAGAAGTACCCGTTCGTCACCAACATCCAGGCCAACAACCTCGACAGCGACGAGGTCTTCCAGAAGCAGCTCAGCGAGACGGCGACGGGTAAAGCTCCGGCCGACATCCTCGTCACCAACGCCGTGCAGGCCTGGGCGAAGTACGCCGATGCGCCCGACCGTGTGCTGGCCTACCAGTCGCCCGAGCTGTCGAAGCTGCCCGACTACGCGCAGGTCATGCCGAACGTGTACGCGATGTCGATGGACCCGGTGGGCCTCGCATACAACGCGCAGCTGCTGGGCAGTGAGCCCACGAGCATCGCCGACCTCGCCAAGGTCGTCTCGGCCGATCCCGCCAAGTTCAAGAACAAGATCACCACGCGCGATGTCAGTGGCTCGTTCGGGTTCACGGTGTCGAAGGGCTTCGTGGACGGCAGTCAGGATGCCTGGACCTCGCTGGCGAAGATCCTTCCGTCGGCTCGCCCCGAGACTTCGTCGGGCACCCAGAACGACAAGATCACGTCGGGTGAGTACCTCGCCGGCTTCTTCATCTCCAGCGCCGTGGGCTTCCCCCAGCAGGAGAAGGCGAGCGGCATCTACAAGTTCGTGTACCCGAAGGACGGCACCGTGGTGCTCGGCCGCGGCATCGGCATCGCGCCGAAGGCGCCCGAGGCCAACACCGCCAAGCTGTTCCTCGACTTCGTCCTCTCGGAGGAGGGCCAGAACGCGGTCGCCGAGGGAGGCCTCACCGCCTACCGCGACAGCGTCAAGCAGGCCCCGGGGCTGCACACCTACCAGGAGATCGTCGATCAGGCCGGTGAAGACGCGATCATCCGCGTGCCCTACAAGATCACCTCTGACGCCGACGTCAAGGCCTTCACCGACAAGTGGAACGGCATGCTGGGCAAGTGA
- the rraA gene encoding ribonuclease E activity regulator RraA, with translation MTISTADLWDERGERLSSLAALWRDFGAQRRFAGPARTVRCREDNVVLAGLLETFGHGAVLVVDGDGSLNCALMGDRIAGLAVSNGWAGVIINGAVRDSVALAALPLGIKALGTNPRKSGKGGVGDIDVEVTIGGAVIRPGAMVTADEDGVVVER, from the coding sequence ATGACCATTTCGACCGCTGACCTCTGGGACGAGCGCGGCGAGCGCCTGAGCTCGCTGGCCGCGCTGTGGCGCGACTTCGGCGCGCAGCGACGCTTCGCCGGTCCTGCGCGCACCGTGCGGTGCCGCGAAGACAACGTCGTGCTCGCAGGTCTGCTCGAGACGTTCGGGCACGGCGCGGTGCTGGTGGTCGACGGCGACGGATCGCTGAACTGCGCGCTGATGGGCGACCGCATCGCGGGTCTGGCCGTCTCGAACGGATGGGCCGGCGTCATCATCAACGGCGCCGTGCGCGACAGCGTGGCGCTGGCCGCTCTGCCGCTGGGCATCAAAGCCCTCGGCACGAACCCGCGCAAAAGCGGCAAAGGCGGCGTCGGCGATATCGACGTGGAGGTCACGATCGGCGGCGCGGTGATCCGGCCGGGCGCGATGGTCACCGCCGACGAAGACGGAGTGGTCGTCGAGCGATGA